The nucleotide window TTGACCCGTATAAATTCTCTTTATGGCTAAATCCTTCAAACATTTTTTTCCTCATCATTTCTTTGGGAGCATTCTCCGCAAGTAGATTTTTTTAACATTTGTAAAATCGATGGAATAAAGATACTACAGGATGGGGCTGACAAAAATAGGGGTATGTCTGAAAAATTTGTAGGAATTTGGACTACTTTACCTCCTCGTCCTTTACTATCTCTTTCCCGCTTTTGTCCTTCAGCTCCAGTTTCCAGGATAAAAGCCAGACAAATGACGCCCATGCAAGTCCCAGTGCCCAGCCGGCAAGGACGTCTGTTGGGTAGTGGACTCCCAGGTAGATGCGGCTTATGCCTATTATAAATGTAAGGAACAAGGCCACTATAACTACATAAATCCTTATTATCCTGCGCTTTTGTATGCGGGCCAACAGGACGGCGAGTGACAGGTAGACCACGGCCGACATCATGGAGTGCCCGCTGGGGAAGCTGTGCGAGTATTCGGGCATAAGCTGGAAGAGGGCGCCTGGCCTCTGGCGCGCAATGAGTGTTTTAAGAATGGACTCCAGCAGGCCGCCTCCGAGCGTTGCCAGGAGCACAAGCATGAGCGACCGCCTTTTTTTCTCCAGTATTAAATAAATAGCTACAATTACGGTTATGAGTGTTACAAATGTTGCCCCGCCAAGGGATGTTATGTCGCGCATAATGCCGATCAGGGCGTAGGGGCCTTTGGGCTTTGAATAGTTATCAGGATCTCTTAAAGCCTGAATAACCATTTCATCTATATGGCGTGTATTGCCGGAGACCACAATGCCCGTTATTACAAGGAAAGCCAGTATTCCCAGTGTCATCAGGAGAATTGAAAATATTATTTTTATCTCGCTTGAGGCGTAAGGGCCCGGAATCCTGCTGTAAAAAGATTTATTGCTTGAAGATCTCTGCATTACATTTCTTAAAATTTATGTCATTATGTTAAATATAAAGCCCTCCGGGTTAAGACGCGACACATTTTTGAGGCCAAATTCCATTTCGGAGCTTGTGAAAGTAAGCGGTTATTTTTATGTTTGACAGTAGTCAAAAAATTGAAAGGATAAAAAATGAAATTTTTCGTTTGCGAGATAATCTATAAAGCTCCTCTTGATCAGATAGAAGCAGCCACACTGGAACACAGAACTTTTTTAAGAACCGGTTACGATAAAGGTTTTATACTTTTATCAGGCCCGCAGGTGCCCAGGACAGGGGGAATTGTAATTGTAAAAGGGGAATCGATGGAAGAAGTAGCTGAGTTTTTCAGCAACGACCCGTATAAGAAAAAGGGGCTGGCCGAACATACCTTTATTGAATTCAGCCCGAAGAATTATCAGGATTTTGTGAAGGGGTGGGTGGAGTAGGTTCGACGGTCAACGTCCAACGTCCGACGTCCGACGTCCGACGGTAAACGTTCAACGTTCGACGTTCAACGGAATTGAGCACGGTGCCAGGAAGCGGTTCCTGGCACCATAAAATTTATTCCTGCGCGGTTTTGCTGATTATGTAGATGCACACCTGTTTGGCGCCTTCTTCGGTGTAACGGAATTTTGTTGTTAAATTTTTCAATAAGAATGTTACATCTTCTTTAACTCTTTGATCGTATTTCCGGAACTTGTCCGTTCCGTACTCCTTGATGGCGTTTTCATAAGCCGTAAACTTCAGGAAAGGCTCAAAAATATTTTCACGCAGGTTGTTCATGTAAATATTATAGAGCTCCTTGTAGATCGAGGTTTCTGTAATAGGCTTGTCCTCAATTACCATCTCCTGCAGTGTAATTGTAAAGCGCGAGGCAATTTCCATCCTGAAATTCTTTCTCGACTCCATGCTTACTTTCTTCTTGAAGAGGTGCTGCTCTATAACCTCGTAGAAAGCTTCTCCTATCTCAATTGTCTCATTTGTGTAGGGGCAGTACTGCTTTTCACCAACGTCGTAGTTGCTGGCGAATAGGTAGTTCTGCACGTCGCGGCTTACCCTTTCCTGGTTGTGGTTAAAGAGCGACTCTTTAATTTCTTCCATCACGTTATAGTCGTATAGCCTGATAATGGACTCAATGAAGCCGTCGGGAATAATATCGTTTCTTTCCACGTGCTTTAAGAAGAAGTTCTTCACGTCTTCCATTGTAATGAGCTTTTCTGCGCCCGATCCGTTACGCGACATCTTGCGGTAGGCCGTGTAGAAGTCGTTAAAGATATTTATGGACTCGCGACCTGAAAATCCGTCGCGTCCTTCTTTTTCACTTTCGCTGAAAAGTTTGCGCCTCATATTCCTGTCGAAGGTCTTGCGGTCCTCATCCTGCAGCCAGTTAGGTATGATGTTTGAATAAAGGCTCATTTTAAGGAGCAGGAGGTCGTCGTCGCAGTAGCGTTCGTACTTGCGCGGGTATTCAATCCATTCTCTTATGGCGTCGCTGTCGGGGTTAAGCCTTGAGGAGATAATTATCTTGGCAAAGTTCTCCAGCACTCCGGGCAGGAAGTGTTTTTCAATCTGGCCGCCAAGCGAGTGGTAATAAGTTTTAACCTCCTCGGCATAGTTCAATATGTAGTTCACGTTAATTTCAACTATGCGGTCGTGGAAAGAGTTGACGTCCTTGATCTTCTCCTTATCCTCAGGGTTCATAAGAGCGATAAAGAGCGACTTTACGTTTTCCTCCAAGTCCTCAATCTTATGCACGCCCTCGGAGATAATGCCGTGGAGGTCCATAAGGCGTTTTTCGTTATCGCCCTTAACGTCCATAAGTGCGAAGATGCCGTTATTTGTCCTGGCGTATCTTGAGTAGATATACTGCACTAGGTTGCTGTCGCGGAACATATTGCTGAGCTCTTTCTGTATAGCCTCGTTTGACAAGACGAACTTCTCCGGGTGCGGGTCGCCGGGGTTAAATACGCTTATGCCGTTACCGAGTCCGCGGTTAAAATAGTAGCGCCTTGCATAGATCATGTTAAATATGTCGGCCGGACTTGTAAGGCGGCTTGAAAGGGCGTCATAAATTGAGCTGCAGATAGTGCACGGCTTATCTTTTAAGACCCACTCATATTCTTTCTTGTTGAATATCTTGTTTTTCTGCTCCGCGGGCAGAAGGGCTTCTAAGACCTCCATTCTGTATGCGCGGGGGATCATGAGTATCGGATGGTCGTGGCTGGGGCAGGGGATTTCGAGCACCCCGCCGGAATTTCCCGGGATATTCAGCTTTGAGCTGTCGAGCCTCCAGACGACCTCGTAGTTCTGCCCGTCTGAGGTATGGGAGTATTCCTCAAAGCGCTGGAGCAGAGTATTAAGGAAAGTGCTTTTGCCGCTTCCCGGAGGGCCCACAAAAATATAGATCTTGTTCTGCTGCGTGCCTTCGTTGTAGCTGTCGGCCAGCCTAACAAGGCGATTTGCCAGCGGGAGGTCGGAGAAAAAGGGGGCGTCGGTTTCCTCGACAAAAAGCCTGTCGCAGTTGATGGTTTTATAGTTTATGCTTTCGGGATCGTTATTAAAATCCTCTTCCTCGCTTGTATAGTAGTATATGAGGTCGTGGAATATCTGAAAAATGTTGCGGCATATCTTATCCGGCTGCGCGCTTACTTTCTCGAGGAACTGAGTAAAAGTAATTACAGCTCCTTTTTCCTCGCGCTTAAGCTTGCGGTCCAGCAGGGCAAGTATATTTGCTACATCTTTACTTGATTTGGGTGCCATTTCGTCTTAACCTTTTCAAACTCTGCTTTAAAAATTCTTCTCTTAAAAATTCTCTTTTGTTATCTTGCGGTCCTTCATGGTATAGAGGACCCTGTGGAATATGGGCTTAACGTTATTTTCATCGCGTCCCGCGGCCTTGCGCATTGCCTCCTGATCCAGTTCCGTGGTCTCAAGAAAAACTCTTCCGCCCCAGAGGTATTCAAGTCCCATGAGCGTATTCGGTATATAATCGCGGTAGAGTTCCTGCCCCTCGAAGTGGTGGTGGAGGTAGAGGTCGCTGTCGTACTTCCTTTTGAAAGTAATGTACGGCGGATGATAAAGGTTATCGAAGAGCATCTCCTTATAATCCTTTGCCTTCCTGCTTTTCACGTAGTATTCCCTTGTCTGCCTCTGGTGGTTGATCCTCTGGCCCACGACCATGAGCTTATGCTTATCCACAAAATCCTGCTCAACGAAAGTGTTGAAGAAAGTAAAGTCGCAGTAGTTTTCCCTCACGTGGAATATATAGTCGCGCCCGTTCATCTTTTTGGAGTCGAAGGCTTTTCTTTCGTTAAGCGTGTTAATGCGCCTGAAGTCGTATGAGAGGCGGCCTTTGTTTGCCATCTCCTCAATATGCATAAAGAGCCTCCAGCCGATTGCATAAGGGTTAAGCCCCACCTTGCTTAAAGCTGTAACGCCCGCGTTAATTTTGGCGAAGGCAATTTCGTGACCCTTTATGCGGTCGTCATTAAGGAAGAGGTTTTCGTGCCAGAAGCTTGCCCAGCCCTCGTTCATGGTTTTAGTTCTTATCATTGGGGCAAAGTATAGCGACGTCTCGCGTACAATCTCAACAACGGACTTCATCCATTTGTTTTCTTCCTGGTTTAGTATGGGGCTTTCGCGCAGAATAAACTGCATCAGGTCCTGGTCCTTGTGTCTGGGTTTATGGTCCTTCGACTTTTCAAACAGGCTGTCGAACTCGGGGTATTTCAGTCTTATCCTGTCGAGGAATGCGGCCTCGTGCTCCGGGTCGGGCATTTCAGAATCCTTGTTATAGCGCTCTACTTCTTCCAGGAACTCGTTCATCGGGACGTTCTTAATTTCCTGCAGGAAGCGCCCGAAATAATAATCCACTTTTTCCGTGAAGCTGAACTGCTTATTGTCCTCTTCATCCTGGTAGGAATGATGGAAGCCGACGAGGTTATCGATGCCGCGGGCAAATTCAATGACGTAGTCCACCTGGCGTTTTTTCTGGGCTCTCAGGCGTGCGATGATCCTTTTGTCCGTAAGGGCCTTTTCCTTAAAGTCGTAGTCCCATGTATGCTGGAAGAACTTGTTGTTCTGAAAAAAATCTATGTGTGCCAGGACGTGGTAGAATATCATTACGTTCAGCCAGTCGGGGTTATTATTGTTATAGAAGGAGATAACCGGCCTGGTATTAATAACGGTCTCATACGGGTTATTGGGGTAGTACTCGTATTCCCCCTTGCCGCGCAGGACCTGGATATCCTGCACCCAGTAGTCGTAGAGAGTAGGTATCATATTCTTGGGGCTCAGTTCGATCATGTCTGTATTGGAGACGTAGTATTCGAGTGTTTCCTTATCGAACTTCAGTCCCGCGGCCGCAGCGCGTTCCTTGCAGCCTTCCATAATTCTTTTAGTATGCTGGTCAATTAGTTTCATCGTAGCTCAATTATTAATATTTATTATCCGTCCGGGAATCGGGGGCTAAAGCCCCGAGGGGAGAGAGATTCCAAATCCACGGCCTCAAGGCCGTGGCTATTCAATCTGAGAAACCCTGCTAAAGCAGGCTCATATGAATATCTCACGGCTGAATATTCACGAGTTTTAGCTCGTGAAATCGATTATTTGAGCCCTCCTTGGAGGGCTTTCTCAGGCTGAATTGCCACGAGCTTTAGCTCGTGGACACGCGATCCCCCAAAAAAATTGAAGCTTTAGCCCCAGATTATCCGGGTCTATGCAATCAAATGTTTAATGCTCTGAATTATGCGCTCCTCGTCGGCGTCGGCGGCTTTCATGCTGTCGAGCCTCAGCTTGTCGGGATATGTTTCAAGCAGTTTTGAATTTCTTATGTACTGCTCGACAAATGTGTTACTATAGTCGCTTATGCCTGCGGCAATGGTAATGCCTATGCGGCTTGCATAGGAGAGCATTTTTTCAAGTTCCTGAAGAGCCTTGTTGCCGCGGGCATCCCAGTCGTCGCCGTCGGTGCCGTGGAAGATGTAGATGTTATAATCCTTTGCGAGGTTCTCCTCTTCCACAATTTTATTAACGAGTGTGAATGCGCTTGCAACGTCGGTTCCGCCTGCAACCTGTTTGTTGAAGTATGTATAAAAATCGGGTACTTCCTCGGCGTCCGTATCGTGCAGAATAAATCTCGTTTTAACCTGCCTCTGGTACTGGTATACAAGCCAGCTGTTTATATATATGTGCTGCGTTGCAACAACTTCAGTAGGCTTGCCGGTCATACTTCCCGAATAGTCGCGCACAAAAAATACGAGTGCCTGCGACTCATAGTCTTTTTCCCTCGAGAGCGTGCGGTAGACGCGGTCGGCGGGAGAAATAAGAATCTTTGATGAGTCTACAGGTTCATCTCCCGATATATTGCCTAAAGCGAGGTTTGTCTTTATTACTCTTTTAAGCGTAGCCTTCTTATCCAGTATCTGTCCCTGGCCGCGGTTTTTATCCGTCATATCATAGGTAAACTTGGTAAGGGAAGTTTTCTTTCCTTTTTCCTTGATGTTCGGGAGTTCGAACTGTTCAGTTAAGATGCGTCCAATGTCGTATGCATCGGCGCCCATTCCATGCTGCCCGCCTTTACCCTGTCCGGCACCCTGTCCACTTCCGTCTTCGGGGCGGAGCGGTTCTTCACCAATTACCTCGCCTTCTTCTCCGTCGCCCGTGCCTCCGGTACCCTCTCCCTGTCCCTGCTGCTGATCGCCTTTCCAGTGGTAGAGTTTTTCTTCGGATATGGTAGGGATAATAATGGTTTTATCGTTACCACCTTTAATGGGTTTAACGAGTTTGCCTAGTTTAACTTTCCTCGGGAATCCGTCCTTATCGCGCTGCTTGTCGCGTTCAAGGAGTTTATCCAGAGCGTGGAGCCTTGCCTGCTGGCCGGCATTCATATTCATGCGGAAGAGGTCGCGGTCGTCGAAGTAGTCGTAGAAAGTGCGTTTTTCCACGTAGACGCCCTTCGGGGCGTCGTCCGTAAACTCATGGCGTCCTGAAAAGGCCATCTCGGTATTAATCAGCTTTATCTGGCTTTCAGTAAGTCCCTGCCGTCTTAAATATTCTATCAGTTCTTTAGTATTGCTCATTTTGTCGATTCAAATTTATGGCGGCAGGTTTTGATGCCTGCCGCACAGATTTCACTTTTTTCAGGTCTGGTGGTCCTGCGTGCAGAAGAACTCAATTGTTTTCTGTGCGCATGTATGGCAGTAGCCGAGCTTGTTAGTCATGGTGGTAACGATCCTGTTATAGAGTCTTTCGTTATCCTCGTTGGTCCTGTTAGCAAGGGCGCCAACGAGTCCTCCGGCTGAAGCTATATCGGAATTAAGCCTTGTATCTGTAACAGCCTTCACGAGGTCCACGTTATCCATAAAGTCATAATTCTTATCTGTCTGGAGCCTCTGCGCGTAGATCTTTCTTATCTGTCCGCGGAAGGATTCCTTCTGCTCGCGCGTTTTCATCTCGAGCTCATTTTCCACCGCGTTAACGAAGCGTTCGTCAATTTTAATCGGCTGCATCTTGTTTGTCTGCGGGTCGCGGTAAGTAATAATTTTATCAGAACCCAGGTCGCTTCTACCCATGCCGACGATCATATTAACGTACATGAGCACGTCTTTTTTAATTGCGGCAGGTTCATCCATAAACGCGTTGAACATTTCAGTTCTTATGCGTTTGCGGTAGAGGCCCCGCGCAATTTTAAGATCCTCAAAGTACTTCTGGCGTTCGTTGGTATCCTGAATATAATCCAGGATTACTTCCTCGGTAGCCTTGAAGGCGTCCTCGCCAAACATGCAGCGGCCTTCGTTGGTCTCGGAGTAGCCGCGCTGTGTATTTATAATTCTTGCAAGGTCTCTTTGTCCCAGGCCTTTCTGTCCGAAGCGTTTTGTAATATCGGATTCATGTTCAAGCTCTTCAACAATTTCAGCGAGGGCTTTAATGCTTTTTTCGCCGGCCACTTCGCCCGCGGCAAGCTTCATCATTTCAACCGGGGTCAGTTTGTCCTCTGCTCTCGGCAGTCGGCTTAAAGTAACGCCAGTTGACATAACATAAATAAGGTTCGGATCCATGTGCAGCTTTTCGCCCGAGAATGTGGTCTTCTCGCTTGAGCCGAGTGCGTACTTTGTCAGCTGCTGCTGGAGTTTATAGTCGGTGTTATGAGCAACATAGCAGAACTTGCAGCGGTCTATGATAGGCTTTTCCTCGCCGTTAGCCCTGTAGTTCTGGACGTCGGCGTTGTTGCTTGTGGCAATAATAAAAGTATCAATCGGCCATTTGAAGGCGTCAATTTCAATAACGCGGTTCTGCACAACGCCTAAGTAGATCTTCATAAGATCTGTTTTATTCTTAAAGATCTCATCGGCAAAGTGGATGCCGCCTCCGCCCACGCGTGCCAGGGCGCCGCGCCTTAAGTCGAAGCGGTAGGGGTTGTTGGTGTTTGTAATGTGCAGAAGCCTCTGAATGCTTTCTTCACCCACGAGGTCGACGCCCGAGCTGGTGATCTTATCCTTTGCAGGATACTTGCCTGTAATGGTGCCCATAGTTTCGCTGATAGGCACTTTAACTATATCTATGCATTCTTTAACCCTGTCCAGGTCCTCGTCGAAATAGGTTTTAAGGTCGTTCAGTATAAATTCGCTATCGGCGCCTAAGGGGCGGTAATTTCTGTAGAAATCTTCAACTTCCGCGGTTGTAAAGCCCCGGCTTAATAAAGTCTCCTTATTATCATCTTTACACGTAAAAAGATTCATAGCGAGGATCATAGGGTCCTCGTATGTCTGGGATTCAATTGTGTGGAGGTTTCCGTATCCTTCCATATCCTTAGGGATTTTGAAGCGGAAGGTATAGCGGTTATTTTCCGGGATGCTCACAAAATCGCGGTACATGGCGGATAAATAGTCCACGAAATAAGTTTTGCCGTTTCCCGGTTCACCGGCCAGTACGAAAGCCATTTCCTTGCTTTCGCCGT belongs to Ignavibacteria bacterium and includes:
- a CDS encoding phosphatase PAP2 family protein, which produces MQRSSSNKSFYSRIPGPYASSEIKIIFSILLMTLGILAFLVITGIVVSGNTRHIDEMVIQALRDPDNYSKPKGPYALIGIMRDITSLGGATFVTLITVIVAIYLILEKKRRSLMLVLLATLGGGLLESILKTLIARQRPGALFQLMPEYSHSFPSGHSMMSAVVYLSLAVLLARIQKRRIIRIYVVIVALFLTFIIGISRIYLGVHYPTDVLAGWALGLAWASFVWLLSWKLELKDKSGKEIVKDEEVK
- a CDS encoding serine protein kinase PrkA, which produces MAPKSSKDVANILALLDRKLKREEKGAVITFTQFLEKVSAQPDKICRNIFQIFHDLIYYYTSEEEDFNNDPESINYKTINCDRLFVEETDAPFFSDLPLANRLVRLADSYNEGTQQNKIYIFVGPPGSGKSTFLNTLLQRFEEYSHTSDGQNYEVVWRLDSSKLNIPGNSGGVLEIPCPSHDHPILMIPRAYRMEVLEALLPAEQKNKIFNKKEYEWVLKDKPCTICSSIYDALSSRLTSPADIFNMIYARRYYFNRGLGNGISVFNPGDPHPEKFVLSNEAIQKELSNMFRDSNLVQYIYSRYARTNNGIFALMDVKGDNEKRLMDLHGIISEGVHKIEDLEENVKSLFIALMNPEDKEKIKDVNSFHDRIVEINVNYILNYAEEVKTYYHSLGGQIEKHFLPGVLENFAKIIISSRLNPDSDAIREWIEYPRKYERYCDDDLLLLKMSLYSNIIPNWLQDEDRKTFDRNMRRKLFSESEKEGRDGFSGRESINIFNDFYTAYRKMSRNGSGAEKLITMEDVKNFFLKHVERNDIIPDGFIESIIRLYDYNVMEEIKESLFNHNQERVSRDVQNYLFASNYDVGEKQYCPYTNETIEIGEAFYEVIEQHLFKKKVSMESRKNFRMEIASRFTITLQEMVIEDKPITETSIYKELYNIYMNNLRENIFEPFLKFTAYENAIKEYGTDKFRKYDQRVKEDVTFLLKNLTTKFRYTEEGAKQVCIYIISKTAQE
- a CDS encoding SpoVR family protein, which translates into the protein MKLIDQHTKRIMEGCKERAAAAGLKFDKETLEYYVSNTDMIELSPKNMIPTLYDYWVQDIQVLRGKGEYEYYPNNPYETVINTRPVISFYNNNNPDWLNVMIFYHVLAHIDFFQNNKFFQHTWDYDFKEKALTDKRIIARLRAQKKRQVDYVIEFARGIDNLVGFHHSYQDEEDNKQFSFTEKVDYYFGRFLQEIKNVPMNEFLEEVERYNKDSEMPDPEHEAAFLDRIRLKYPEFDSLFEKSKDHKPRHKDQDLMQFILRESPILNQEENKWMKSVVEIVRETSLYFAPMIRTKTMNEGWASFWHENLFLNDDRIKGHEIAFAKINAGVTALSKVGLNPYAIGWRLFMHIEEMANKGRLSYDFRRINTLNERKAFDSKKMNGRDYIFHVRENYCDFTFFNTFVEQDFVDKHKLMVVGQRINHQRQTREYYVKSRKAKDYKEMLFDNLYHPPYITFKRKYDSDLYLHHHFEGQELYRDYIPNTLMGLEYLWGGRVFLETTELDQEAMRKAAGRDENNVKPIFHRVLYTMKDRKITKENF
- a CDS encoding DUF444 family protein; this encodes MSNTKELIEYLRRQGLTESQIKLINTEMAFSGRHEFTDDAPKGVYVEKRTFYDYFDDRDLFRMNMNAGQQARLHALDKLLERDKQRDKDGFPRKVKLGKLVKPIKGGNDKTIIIPTISEEKLYHWKGDQQQGQGEGTGGTGDGEEGEVIGEEPLRPEDGSGQGAGQGKGGQHGMGADAYDIGRILTEQFELPNIKEKGKKTSLTKFTYDMTDKNRGQGQILDKKATLKRVIKTNLALGNISGDEPVDSSKILISPADRVYRTLSREKDYESQALVFFVRDYSGSMTGKPTEVVATQHIYINSWLVYQYQRQVKTRFILHDTDAEEVPDFYTYFNKQVAGGTDVASAFTLVNKIVEEENLAKDYNIYIFHGTDGDDWDARGNKALQELEKMLSYASRIGITIAAGISDYSNTFVEQYIRNSKLLETYPDKLRLDSMKAADADEERIIQSIKHLIA
- a CDS encoding serine protein kinase PrkA; protein product: MRAHVQSLDLYLDELKRGQHRFENVFESIARMLFDDPKHIQPIVVNGKNTYDFMKFRTGKKHIIGMFDVLNKFVAFIKDAAEDGESKEMAFVLAGEPGNGKTYFVDYLSAMYRDFVSIPENNRYTFRFKIPKDMEGYGNLHTIESQTYEDPMILAMNLFTCKDDNKETLLSRGFTTAEVEDFYRNYRPLGADSEFILNDLKTYFDEDLDRVKECIDIVKVPISETMGTITGKYPAKDKITSSGVDLVGEESIQRLLHITNTNNPYRFDLRRGALARVGGGGIHFADEIFKNKTDLMKIYLGVVQNRVIEIDAFKWPIDTFIIATSNNADVQNYRANGEEKPIIDRCKFCYVAHNTDYKLQQQLTKYALGSSEKTTFSGEKLHMDPNLIYVMSTGVTLSRLPRAEDKLTPVEMMKLAAGEVAGEKSIKALAEIVEELEHESDITKRFGQKGLGQRDLARIINTQRGYSETNEGRCMFGEDAFKATEEVILDYIQDTNERQKYFEDLKIARGLYRKRIRTEMFNAFMDEPAAIKKDVLMYVNMIVGMGRSDLGSDKIITYRDPQTNKMQPIKIDERFVNAVENELEMKTREQKESFRGQIRKIYAQRLQTDKNYDFMDNVDLVKAVTDTRLNSDIASAGGLVGALANRTNEDNERLYNRIVTTMTNKLGYCHTCAQKTIEFFCTQDHQT